In Paraburkholderia caribensis, a single window of DNA contains:
- a CDS encoding YeiH family protein, which translates to MSDTRHTLPAGAQPSRRASTTGGGGLFSTEDWWAVWVGLLVIVVAWALFASGSSIKWLATAPAKWTDPGAAAQDLVRHLPNYIALFIVFAVLFGISLSVLKQRIAHFLASFAILFAVSVLIFEVGAWANASKYNLEPPLVALALGLLISNVFRLPDWFSAGLRVEFYIKVGIVLLGATLPFTLLVWAGPVAVGQATIVSLVTFFVIFFAAKALGLDKRFAAVLGVGGAVCGVSAAIAIAGAVRAKREHASVAITLVILWAIVMIFVLPFASRSLGLSTAVAGAWIGTSEFADAAGIAAAQAYGDFAKHAGGAIAGSPEASLQAFTLMKVVGRDIWIGIWAFLLAIVATTRWESSENGVTAKADAREIWARFPKFVIGFVIASALVTWIASHYSLADYRKVVTPEFVAPITALRTWAFIFCFFSIGLTTRVRSLAATGIKPFIAFTVGVAVNIAIGYALSAHVFAPYWNSLGQGS; encoded by the coding sequence ATGAGCGATACGAGACATACCTTGCCGGCGGGCGCCCAGCCTTCGCGACGGGCAAGCACGACAGGCGGCGGCGGACTTTTTTCGACGGAAGACTGGTGGGCCGTGTGGGTCGGCCTGCTGGTGATCGTCGTTGCATGGGCGCTGTTCGCGTCGGGCAGCAGCATCAAGTGGCTCGCGACGGCGCCCGCCAAATGGACCGATCCCGGCGCGGCCGCGCAGGACCTGGTCAGGCATCTGCCGAACTACATCGCGCTATTCATCGTGTTTGCGGTGCTGTTCGGTATCAGCCTGAGCGTGCTCAAGCAGCGCATCGCACATTTCCTGGCGTCGTTCGCGATCCTGTTTGCCGTGTCGGTGCTGATTTTCGAAGTCGGCGCGTGGGCCAATGCGTCGAAGTACAACCTCGAGCCGCCACTCGTCGCGCTTGCGCTTGGCTTGCTGATCTCGAATGTGTTCCGCCTGCCCGACTGGTTTTCGGCGGGATTGCGCGTGGAGTTTTACATCAAGGTGGGGATCGTGCTGCTCGGCGCGACGCTGCCGTTCACGCTGCTCGTCTGGGCGGGCCCCGTTGCCGTCGGACAAGCGACCATTGTTTCGCTCGTCACGTTCTTCGTGATCTTCTTCGCCGCGAAGGCGCTCGGGCTCGACAAGCGTTTCGCGGCGGTGCTGGGCGTCGGCGGCGCGGTGTGTGGCGTGTCGGCGGCGATCGCCATTGCAGGCGCGGTCCGCGCGAAACGCGAGCATGCGTCGGTGGCGATCACGCTGGTCATCCTGTGGGCGATCGTGATGATCTTCGTATTGCCGTTCGCATCGCGCTCGCTCGGACTGTCGACGGCCGTCGCGGGCGCATGGATCGGCACCTCGGAATTCGCCGACGCGGCTGGCATCGCCGCCGCCCAGGCCTACGGCGACTTCGCGAAGCACGCGGGCGGCGCGATTGCGGGGTCGCCCGAAGCGTCGCTTCAGGCGTTCACGCTGATGAAGGTCGTTGGCCGCGACATCTGGATCGGCATCTGGGCGTTCCTGCTCGCGATCGTCGCGACGACGCGCTGGGAGTCGAGCGAAAACGGTGTGACCGCAAAGGCCGACGCGCGCGAAATCTGGGCGCGCTTTCCGAAGTTCGTGATCGGCTTCGTGATTGCGTCGGCGCTCGTCACGTGGATCGCGAGCCATTACTCGCTCGCTGACTACCGCAAGGTGGTGACGCCGGAATTCGTCGCGCCGATCACCGCGTTGCGCACGTGGGCGTTCATCTTCTGCTTCTTCAGCATCGGACTGACGACGCGCGTGCGTTCACTGGCTGCCACGGGCATCAAGCCGTTTATCGCCTTCACGGTCGGCGTCGCCG
- a CDS encoding primosomal protein N' — protein MRVVDLTGTYVRVALDHPLPTLFDYRCDASLAPAPGMLVSVPFGKRHVVGLVMEVTAHSDVPADRLKSVHSVCAACPPLSEHWLQLTQFAADYYQRGIGEVALPALPQALRDAARWTRLFVPEERYRLLPAGRAALPDALPARATALRRLAAALADADTLPAAEARALHAKAIATLEAWQAEGWVALEIVDPAAHSLSRDHTPRSATLPTLTDEQTAAVEAIRDARAFAPFLLHGVTGSGKTEVYLRALAALLAINPQAQALVLVPEINLTPQFEAAFRARFASMDDSEIVTLHSGLAEGERARNWFAAHTGRARIVLGTRLAVLASLPHLAIIVVDEEHDPAYKQQEGLRYSARDLAIWRAKQLGVPVVLGSATPSLESWWQVEQGRYTRLTLSRRAVADAVLPTVHLVDLEEERRRGRASVEGLSGPLIAALKARLARSEQSLVFLNRRGYAPQLACDACGWVAGCPRCSAYVVLHKPERALRCHHCGWESRIPRSCPECGNVDIAPLGRGTQRIEEALAGAVPGARVLRIDADSTRRKGSAQALFSDVHAGEVDILVGTQMIAKGHDFRRVSLVGVLNADTALFSHDFRASERLFAQLMQVSGRAGRAGLPGEVLVQTRYPRHALYHALARHDYVGFANSTLAERRDAHLPPFVYQAMLRAEGRTLDAALTFLQQAAASLADIPAASRVTVYDAVPLTIVKVMHVHRAQLLLESASRAALQTTLRSWQPMLRTVKGVLRWSIEVDPLDI, from the coding sequence ATGCGGGTCGTCGATCTGACGGGCACCTACGTCCGCGTCGCGCTCGATCATCCCCTGCCGACGCTGTTCGACTACCGCTGTGACGCCTCACTGGCGCCAGCGCCGGGCATGCTCGTCAGCGTGCCGTTCGGCAAGCGGCATGTCGTAGGCCTCGTCATGGAAGTGACGGCTCACAGCGACGTGCCTGCCGACCGCCTCAAGTCCGTCCATAGCGTCTGCGCTGCTTGCCCGCCGCTTTCTGAGCACTGGCTGCAACTCACGCAGTTCGCCGCCGATTACTACCAGCGCGGCATCGGTGAAGTTGCGCTGCCGGCGCTTCCCCAGGCATTGCGCGATGCGGCACGCTGGACGCGGCTTTTCGTTCCCGAGGAGCGCTATCGTCTGTTGCCCGCAGGGCGCGCCGCGCTGCCCGACGCGCTCCCGGCGCGCGCCACTGCGTTGCGCCGTCTTGCGGCCGCGCTCGCGGACGCCGACACGCTGCCCGCTGCGGAAGCCCGTGCGTTGCACGCAAAGGCCATCGCGACGCTCGAAGCGTGGCAAGCCGAAGGGTGGGTCGCGCTCGAAATAGTCGATCCCGCCGCGCACAGCCTGTCGCGGGATCACACGCCGCGCAGCGCAACATTGCCGACGCTCACGGACGAGCAGACGGCCGCGGTCGAAGCGATCCGCGACGCGCGAGCCTTCGCGCCGTTCCTGTTGCATGGCGTGACGGGCAGCGGCAAGACGGAGGTTTATCTGCGCGCGCTGGCCGCACTGCTGGCGATCAACCCCCAGGCGCAGGCGCTCGTCCTCGTTCCCGAGATCAACCTGACGCCGCAATTCGAGGCGGCGTTCCGCGCCCGCTTCGCGTCGATGGACGATAGCGAAATCGTCACGCTGCACAGCGGTCTTGCCGAGGGCGAGCGCGCCCGCAACTGGTTTGCCGCGCACACCGGGCGCGCGCGCATCGTGCTGGGCACGCGGCTCGCCGTGCTGGCGTCGTTGCCGCATCTGGCCATCATCGTCGTCGACGAGGAACACGACCCGGCATACAAGCAGCAGGAAGGCTTGCGCTATTCCGCGCGCGATCTCGCCATCTGGCGAGCGAAGCAACTCGGCGTGCCCGTGGTGCTCGGCTCGGCGACGCCGTCGCTGGAAAGCTGGTGGCAGGTCGAGCAAGGACGCTACACGCGGCTCACGTTATCGCGCCGCGCCGTGGCCGACGCAGTGCTGCCAACCGTCCATCTTGTCGATCTCGAAGAGGAGCGGCGGCGCGGACGCGCTTCGGTGGAGGGCTTGTCGGGGCCGCTGATAGCGGCGCTGAAGGCGCGCCTTGCGCGCAGCGAACAGAGTCTCGTGTTCCTCAACCGTCGCGGCTACGCGCCGCAACTGGCGTGCGACGCGTGCGGCTGGGTCGCGGGCTGCCCGCGATGCAGCGCCTACGTCGTGCTGCACAAGCCAGAGCGCGCGCTGCGCTGTCACCACTGCGGCTGGGAGTCGCGTATTCCGCGCTCGTGCCCGGAATGCGGCAATGTCGATATCGCGCCGCTCGGACGGGGGACGCAGCGCATCGAAGAAGCGCTTGCCGGCGCGGTGCCGGGCGCGCGCGTGCTACGCATCGATGCCGACAGCACACGGCGCAAAGGCAGCGCTCAGGCGCTGTTTTCGGACGTGCACGCGGGCGAGGTGGATATTCTCGTCGGCACCCAGATGATCGCGAAGGGGCACGATTTCCGGCGGGTGTCGCTGGTGGGCGTGCTGAACGCGGACACGGCGCTGTTTTCCCACGACTTCCGCGCAAGCGAGCGCCTTTTCGCGCAACTCATGCAGGTGAGCGGCCGGGCGGGACGTGCCGGTTTGCCCGGCGAAGTGCTGGTGCAAACGCGCTATCCGCGTCACGCGCTGTATCACGCGCTGGCTCGCCACGATTACGTCGGCTTCGCCAATTCGACGCTGGCCGAGCGGCGCGACGCGCATCTGCCGCCTTTCGTCTATCAGGCGATGCTGCGCGCCGAAGGCCGCACACTGGACGCCGCGCTGACCTTCCTGCAACAGGCGGCCGCGTCGCTGGCCGACATTCCTGCTGCGAGCCGCGTGACCGTCTACGACGCTGTGCCGCTCACCATCGTCAAGGTGATGCATGTGCATCGCGCGCAATTGCTGCTCGAAAGCGCGTCGCGGGCGGCGTTGCAGACTACGCTGCGCAGCTGGCAGCCCATGCTACGCACGGTGAAAGGCGTGCTGCGCTGGAGCATCGAGGTCGATCCGCTCGACATATAG
- the hemE gene encoding uroporphyrinogen decarboxylase, with product MAHNLLNDTFLRALLRQPTEYTPIWLMRQAGRYLPEYNATRGRAGSFLGLAKNPDYATEVTLQPLERYPLDAAILFSDILTIPDAMGLGLDFQVGEGPKFARPVRTEEDVARLAVPDIDSTLRYVTDAVRQIRTALTDAQGRQRVPLIGFSGSPWTLACYMVEGGGSDDFRTVKSMLYARPDLMHRILDVNAKAVAAYLNAQIEAGAQAVMIFDTWGGALADGIYQRFSLHYIQQVVSQLKREHDGNRVPVITFTKGGGLWLEEIAATGVDAVGLDWTVNLGKARERVGGKVALQGNIDPSVLFAPPSTIRIEARAVLDSFGNFPGHVFNLGHGISQFTPPENVAELVDEVHRHSRTLRSVGGGAKA from the coding sequence GTGGCCCATAACCTCCTCAACGACACCTTCCTGCGCGCGTTATTGCGCCAGCCGACCGAGTACACGCCGATCTGGCTGATGCGCCAGGCCGGGCGATATCTGCCGGAGTACAACGCGACGCGTGGCCGGGCGGGCAGTTTCCTCGGGCTCGCGAAAAATCCCGATTACGCAACGGAAGTCACGCTGCAACCGCTCGAACGCTATCCGCTCGACGCCGCGATTCTTTTCTCCGACATCCTGACCATCCCGGACGCAATGGGCCTCGGCCTCGATTTCCAGGTCGGCGAGGGGCCGAAGTTTGCGCGTCCGGTGCGCACCGAGGAGGACGTCGCGCGTCTGGCCGTGCCCGATATCGACAGCACGTTGCGTTATGTCACCGATGCCGTGCGCCAGATCCGCACCGCGCTCACCGACGCTCAAGGCCGTCAGCGCGTGCCGCTGATCGGCTTCTCGGGCAGCCCGTGGACGCTCGCGTGCTACATGGTCGAAGGCGGCGGCTCCGACGACTTCCGCACTGTGAAGTCGATGCTGTATGCCCGTCCGGACCTGATGCATCGCATCCTGGACGTCAACGCGAAGGCTGTTGCGGCCTATCTGAACGCGCAGATCGAAGCAGGCGCGCAAGCCGTGATGATTTTCGACACGTGGGGCGGTGCACTCGCCGACGGCATCTATCAGCGCTTCTCGCTGCACTACATCCAGCAGGTCGTGAGCCAGTTGAAGCGCGAGCACGACGGCAACCGCGTGCCGGTGATCACCTTCACGAAGGGCGGCGGCCTGTGGCTCGAAGAGATCGCGGCTACGGGCGTCGATGCTGTCGGGCTCGACTGGACGGTCAATCTGGGCAAGGCGCGCGAGCGCGTCGGTGGCAAGGTGGCGTTACAGGGCAACATCGATCCGTCCGTACTGTTCGCGCCGCCGTCGACGATCCGCATCGAAGCGCGCGCGGTGCTCGACAGCTTCGGTAATTTCCCCGGCCACGTCTTCAATCTTGGGCATGGTATTTCGCAGTTCACGCCGCCCGAGAACGTTGCCGAACTGGTCGACGAAGTGCATCGGCATAGCCGCACGCTGCGGTCAGTGGGTGGCGGCGCCAAGGCGTGA
- a CDS encoding transporter substrate-binding domain-containing protein, which yields MKKATLALLAALCCAGAVQAQSVAPAAASRLDEILARGTMRACTTGDYKPYSFYKQDGQFEGIDIDMAESLAKSLGVKAEFVKTSWSNLMTDFVAKCDVAVGGVSTTLDRQKRAFYTAAYQVDGKSPIVRCEDVDKYQTVGQIDQPSTRVIFNPGGTNERFAKQFLPHATQVVYPDNVTIFKQILAGKADVMVTDASETLLQQKLNPGLCSVHPDKPFQYGEKAWLVPRGDVVFQQYVDQWLHLARASGEYQSISDKWLK from the coding sequence ATGAAGAAAGCTACGTTGGCCCTGCTTGCCGCCCTATGCTGTGCCGGCGCGGTCCAGGCGCAAAGTGTCGCACCTGCGGCGGCGTCGCGGCTCGACGAGATTCTCGCGCGCGGCACGATGCGAGCGTGCACGACGGGCGACTACAAGCCTTACTCGTTCTACAAGCAGGACGGCCAGTTCGAAGGCATCGACATCGACATGGCCGAGTCGCTGGCGAAATCGCTCGGGGTCAAGGCGGAGTTCGTGAAAACGTCATGGTCGAACCTGATGACTGACTTCGTTGCGAAGTGCGATGTCGCCGTCGGCGGCGTGTCGACGACACTCGACCGGCAAAAGCGGGCGTTCTACACGGCCGCGTATCAGGTGGACGGAAAGTCGCCCATCGTGCGTTGCGAGGACGTCGACAAGTACCAGACGGTTGGGCAGATCGATCAGCCGTCCACTCGGGTGATCTTTAATCCGGGCGGCACCAATGAGCGGTTCGCGAAGCAGTTCCTCCCGCATGCAACCCAGGTTGTTTATCCGGACAACGTGACGATCTTCAAGCAGATTCTCGCGGGCAAGGCGGACGTGATGGTGACGGACGCGTCTGAGACGCTGTTGCAGCAGAAGCTCAATCCCGGGTTGTGCTCGGTGCATCCTGACAAGCCGTTCCAGTACGGAGAAAAAGCATGGCTGGTGCCGCGCGGCGATGTAGTGTTCCAGCAGTATGTCGACCAGTGGTTGCACCTCGCGCGCGCGTCGGGGGAATACCAGTCCATATCCGACAAGTGGCTGAAATGA
- a CDS encoding AMP-binding protein, translating to MATQAAGVDAVIEPKDGLSYVRGSTDVPLSESTVGQFLVDTARRFPERPAVVFREQEIRWSWQEFQQEVDVLAAGLLELGIQKGDRVGIWSPNRVEWLMTQFATARIGAVLVNINPAYRLAELEYALNKVGCKAIISAEKFKSSMYLQMLQELAPELASAAPGDLRAARLPDLRMVIRMCDTETPGMLTFSDVIERGRASFDPARLDAIGATLNANEPINIQFTSGTTGNPKGATLTHRNVVNNARYIAMAMRLTEQDSLCIPVPLYHCFGMVLAVLACVSVGAAMVFPGEAFDPGATLKAVAEEKCTALHGVPTMFIAELDHPDFRTFDLTRLRTGIMAGSPCPIETMKRVVSQMHLDEITIAYGMTETSPVSFQSSTTDPLDKRTTTVGRIQPHLEVKVVDALGNIVPVGETGELCTRGYSVMNGYWGDEAKTRESVVDGWMHTGDLATIDAEGYCNIVGRLKDMLIRGGENIYPREIEEFLFRHPKIQSAQVFGVPDPKYGEEVCAWIVVRTGEHLTAEEVQEFCRGQIAHYKIPKYIRFVDELPMTVTGKVQKFVMRERMIDELRLKEDKTA from the coding sequence ATGGCAACGCAAGCGGCGGGAGTGGACGCAGTCATCGAACCGAAAGACGGGCTGTCGTACGTGCGGGGTTCGACTGACGTACCACTGAGCGAATCGACGGTCGGACAGTTTCTTGTCGATACGGCACGGCGTTTCCCCGAGCGGCCGGCTGTGGTGTTCCGTGAGCAGGAGATTCGCTGGAGTTGGCAGGAATTTCAGCAAGAAGTCGACGTTTTGGCAGCGGGATTGCTGGAGCTCGGCATCCAGAAGGGCGACCGCGTCGGCATCTGGTCACCGAACCGCGTCGAGTGGCTGATGACGCAATTTGCGACGGCGCGTATCGGCGCCGTGCTCGTCAATATCAACCCCGCTTATCGTCTGGCCGAACTTGAGTACGCGTTAAACAAGGTCGGCTGCAAGGCGATCATTTCGGCGGAGAAGTTCAAGTCGTCGATGTATCTGCAGATGCTGCAGGAGTTGGCACCCGAACTGGCGTCGGCCGCACCCGGAGATTTGCGCGCAGCACGGCTCCCCGACTTACGCATGGTGATCCGGATGTGCGACACCGAGACACCCGGCATGCTGACGTTCTCGGATGTCATCGAACGGGGGCGCGCGTCATTCGATCCGGCAAGACTCGACGCGATCGGCGCCACGCTCAACGCGAATGAGCCGATCAACATCCAGTTCACGAGCGGCACGACGGGAAATCCGAAAGGCGCGACGCTGACGCACCGGAACGTCGTGAATAACGCACGATATATCGCGATGGCAATGCGGCTCACCGAGCAGGATTCTCTGTGCATCCCGGTACCGCTGTACCACTGCTTCGGGATGGTGCTTGCGGTGCTGGCGTGCGTTTCGGTCGGAGCCGCGATGGTATTCCCCGGCGAGGCGTTCGATCCCGGTGCGACGCTCAAAGCCGTCGCCGAGGAAAAGTGCACGGCGTTGCATGGCGTACCGACCATGTTCATTGCCGAGCTGGATCATCCGGACTTCCGGACTTTCGATCTCACGCGTCTCCGCACGGGCATCATGGCAGGCTCGCCTTGCCCGATTGAAACGATGAAACGCGTCGTGTCGCAGATGCACCTGGATGAAATCACGATCGCCTACGGGATGACTGAGACCAGTCCGGTGTCGTTCCAGAGCTCGACGACTGATCCCCTGGACAAACGGACGACAACGGTCGGCCGGATTCAGCCGCATCTGGAAGTGAAGGTGGTCGACGCGCTCGGCAATATCGTGCCCGTGGGCGAAACGGGCGAGCTGTGCACACGCGGCTATTCGGTAATGAACGGTTATTGGGGCGACGAAGCGAAGACGCGGGAAAGCGTTGTCGACGGCTGGATGCACACCGGCGACCTGGCGACGATCGACGCCGAGGGCTACTGCAATATCGTCGGCCGTCTGAAGGACATGTTGATTCGCGGCGGCGAGAACATCTACCCACGCGAAATCGAGGAGTTTCTGTTCCGCCACCCGAAGATTCAGAGCGCACAGGTGTTCGGCGTGCCGGATCCGAAGTACGGAGAGGAAGTGTGCGCGTGGATCGTCGTGCGCACGGGGGAGCATCTTACGGCCGAAGAAGTGCAGGAATTTTGCCGCGGCCAGATCGCGCACTACAAGATTCCGAAGTACATCCGCTTTGTCGACGAGCTTCCGATGACAGTGACGGGCAAGGTTCAGAAATTCGTGATGCGCGAACGGATGATCGACGAGCTTCGCTTGAAAGAAGACAAGACCGCCTGA
- a CDS encoding F0F1 ATP synthase subunit epsilon: MATIKVDVVSAEEQIFSGEAKFVALPGEAGELGILPGHTPLITRIRPGAVRIESENGEEEFVFVAGGILEVQPGAVTVLADTAIRGKDLDEAKAEQARKRAEEALQNTGSNLEYATAQAELAYATAQLAAIQRLRKLRGQQ, from the coding sequence ATGGCAACCATCAAGGTAGACGTCGTCAGCGCGGAAGAGCAGATCTTCTCGGGCGAGGCGAAGTTCGTTGCGCTGCCGGGCGAAGCGGGCGAGCTCGGCATTCTGCCGGGTCACACGCCGCTCATCACACGGATTCGTCCGGGTGCCGTGCGCATCGAATCTGAAAACGGCGAAGAGGAATTCGTGTTCGTCGCTGGCGGCATTCTCGAAGTTCAGCCGGGCGCGGTGACGGTTCTGGCCGACACGGCGATCCGCGGCAAGGATCTCGACGAAGCGAAGGCCGAGCAGGCTCGCAAGCGCGCAGAAGAAGCGCTGCAGAACACCGGCTCAAACCTCGAGTACGCGACTGCGCAAGCGGAACTCGCGTATGCGACGGCTCAGCTGGCCGCGATCCAGCGCCTGCGCAAGCTGCGCGGACAGCAGTAA
- the atpD gene encoding F0F1 ATP synthase subunit beta: MSTTALVEGKIVQCIGAVIDVEFPRESMPKVYDALILEGSELTLEVQQQLGDGIVRTICLGSSDGLRRGVVVKNTAKPISVPVGKPTLGRIMDVLGRPIDEAGPISSETTRSIHQKAPAFDELSPSTELLETGIKVIDLICPFAKGGKVGLFGGAGVGKTVNMMELINNIAKEHGGYSVFAGVGERTREGNDFYHEMKDSNVLDKVALVYGQMNEPPGNRLRVALTGLTMAEHFRDEGLDVLFFVDNIYRFTLAGTEVSALLGRMPSAVGYQPTLAEEMGKLQERITSTKTGSITSVQAVYVPADDLTDPSPATTFGHLDATVVLSRDIASLGIYPAVDPLDSTSRQIDPHVIGEEHYSITRRVQQTLQRYKELRDIIAILGMDELSPEDKLSVARARKIQRFLSQPFHVAEVFTGSPGKYVPLKETIRGFKMIVDGECDHLPEQAFYMVGTIDEAFEKAKKIQ, translated from the coding sequence ATGAGTACTACTGCTTTGGTAGAAGGCAAGATCGTACAGTGCATCGGCGCGGTGATCGACGTGGAATTCCCGCGTGAGAGCATGCCGAAGGTTTACGACGCGCTCATTCTCGAAGGTTCGGAACTGACGCTCGAAGTCCAGCAACAGCTGGGCGACGGCATTGTCCGTACCATCTGTCTGGGTTCGTCGGACGGTCTGCGCCGTGGCGTCGTGGTGAAGAACACCGCGAAGCCGATCAGCGTGCCCGTTGGCAAGCCGACTCTGGGCCGCATCATGGACGTGCTGGGCCGTCCGATCGACGAAGCCGGCCCGATCTCGAGCGAAACGACCCGCTCGATCCACCAGAAGGCACCGGCGTTCGACGAACTGTCGCCGTCGACGGAACTGCTCGAAACGGGTATCAAGGTTATCGACCTGATCTGCCCGTTCGCAAAGGGCGGTAAGGTTGGCCTGTTCGGCGGTGCTGGCGTGGGCAAGACCGTCAACATGATGGAGCTGATCAACAACATCGCTAAGGAACACGGTGGTTACTCCGTGTTTGCCGGTGTTGGCGAGCGTACCCGCGAAGGGAACGACTTCTATCACGAAATGAAGGACTCGAACGTTCTGGACAAGGTCGCGCTGGTGTACGGCCAGATGAACGAGCCGCCGGGCAACCGTCTGCGCGTCGCGCTGACGGGCCTGACGATGGCCGAGCACTTCCGTGACGAAGGCCTCGACGTGCTGTTCTTCGTCGACAACATCTACCGTTTCACGCTGGCCGGTACCGAAGTGTCGGCACTGCTGGGCCGTATGCCTTCCGCAGTGGGCTATCAGCCTACGCTGGCTGAAGAAATGGGCAAGCTGCAAGAGCGTATTACGTCGACGAAGACGGGCTCGATCACGTCGGTTCAGGCCGTGTACGTCCCTGCGGACGACTTGACCGACCCGTCGCCGGCTACGACCTTCGGCCACCTGGACGCAACCGTCGTTCTGTCGCGTGACATCGCTTCGCTGGGTATCTACCCGGCAGTGGACCCGCTCGATTCGACCTCGCGTCAGATCGACCCGCACGTGATCGGCGAAGAGCACTACTCGATCACGCGCCGCGTTCAGCAGACGCTGCAGCGCTACAAGGAACTGCGCGACATTATCGCGATTCTGGGCATGGACGAACTGTCGCCGGAAGACAAGCTGTCGGTCGCGCGCGCTCGTAAGATCCAGCGTTTCCTGTCGCAGCCGTTCCACGTTGCTGAAGTGTTCACGGGCTCGCCGGGCAAATACGTGCCGCTGAAGGAAACGATCCGTGGCTTCAAGATGATCGTCGACGGCGAGTGCGATCACCTGCCGGAGCAGGCGTTCTACATGGTCGGCACGATCGACGAAGCCTTCGAAAAGGCCAAGAAGATCCAGTAA
- the atpG gene encoding F0F1 ATP synthase subunit gamma: MAGMKEIRGKIKSVQNTRKITKAMEMVAASKMRRAQERMRAARPYADKVRDIAAHMSSATPEYRHPFMVTNEGAKSTGFILVTTDKGLCGGMNTNVLRASLQKFKELEGQGKTVEATAIGGKGLGFLNRLRAKIVSNVVQLGDTPHLEKLIGAVKVQLDMYSEGKVSAVYIAYTRFVNTMKQEPVIEQLLPLSAEQFESKGDKDGPTPKTSWDYIYEPDAQTVVDELLVRYVEALVYQAVAENMASEQSARMVAMKAASDNAKTVINELQLVYNKSRQAAITKELSEIVGGAAAV, from the coding sequence ATGGCTGGAATGAAGGAAATTCGCGGCAAGATCAAGAGCGTGCAAAACACGCGCAAGATCACGAAAGCGATGGAGATGGTGGCCGCATCGAAGATGCGCCGCGCTCAGGAGCGCATGCGCGCTGCTCGCCCGTACGCCGACAAGGTCCGCGATATCGCTGCGCACATGAGCAGTGCTACGCCGGAGTACCGTCACCCGTTCATGGTCACGAACGAAGGGGCGAAGTCGACGGGCTTCATCCTTGTCACGACTGACAAGGGTCTGTGCGGCGGTATGAACACGAACGTGCTGCGCGCTTCGCTCCAGAAGTTCAAGGAGCTGGAAGGCCAGGGCAAGACGGTCGAAGCGACGGCAATCGGCGGCAAGGGTCTGGGTTTCCTGAACCGTCTGCGCGCGAAGATCGTGTCGAACGTCGTGCAACTGGGCGACACACCGCACCTCGAGAAGCTGATCGGCGCAGTGAAGGTTCAGCTCGACATGTACTCGGAAGGCAAGGTTTCCGCCGTGTACATCGCGTACACCCGCTTCGTCAATACGATGAAGCAGGAGCCGGTGATCGAGCAACTGCTGCCGCTGTCGGCGGAACAGTTCGAGAGCAAGGGCGACAAGGATGGTCCGACGCCGAAAACGTCGTGGGACTACATCTACGAGCCGGACGCGCAAACCGTCGTCGACGAATTGCTGGTGCGTTATGTCGAAGCGTTGGTCTATCAGGCCGTCGCGGAAAACATGGCATCGGAACAGTCGGCACGGATGGTCGCAATGAAGGCCGCTTCGGACAATGCGAAGACGGTCATCAACGAACTGCAGCTCGTGTACAACAAGAGCCGTCAGGCAGCGATCACGAAGGAACTGTCGGAAATCGTCGGTGGCGCCGCGGCAGTCTGA